Proteins co-encoded in one Pongo pygmaeus isolate AG05252 chromosome 23, NHGRI_mPonPyg2-v2.0_pri, whole genome shotgun sequence genomic window:
- the CRYBA4 gene encoding beta-crystallin A4: MMVVWDEDGFQGRRHEFTAECPSVLELGFETVRSLKVLSGAWVGFEHAGFQGQQYILERGEYPSWDAWGGNTAYPAERLTSFRPVACANHRDSRLTIFEQENFLGKKGELSDDYPSLQAMGWEGNEVGSFHVHSGSWVCSQFPGYRGFQYVLECDHHSGDYKHFREWGSHAPTFQVQSIRRIQQ; encoded by the exons ATGGTGGTGTGGGATGAGGACGGCTTCCAGGGCCGGCGGCATGAGTTCACGGCTGAGTGCCCCAGCGTGCTGGAGCTTGGCTTCGAGACTGTGCGATCTTTGAAAGTGCTGAGTGGAGC GTGGGTGGGCTTCGAGCATGCTGGCTTCCAAGGGCAGCAGTACATTCTGGAACGGGGTGAATATCCAAGCTGGGATGCCTGGGGCGGCAACACGGCCTACCCCGCCGAGAGGCTCACCTCCTTCCGGCCTGTGGCCTGTGCT AACCACCGTGACTCGAGGCTGACAATCTTCGAGCAAGAGAACTTCCTGGGCAAGAAAGGAGAGCTGAGCGATGACTATCCTTCCCTCCAGGCCATGGGATGGGAAGGCAACGAAGTAGGGTCCTTCCACGTCCACTCTGGGTC ttGGGTTTGCTCCCAGTTTCCGGGCTACCGAGGATTTCAGTATGTGCTGGAATGCGATCACCATTCCGGTGACTACAAGCATTTCCGGGAGTGGGGCTCTCATGCCCCGACCTTCCAGGTGCAGAGCATCCGCAGGATCCAGCAGTGA